The sequence GACAGATCAATCGAGCCGTTTATCGCTGGACTTGGCACCCCAAGCAATACGATCCTTGGACGCCTCCCCACCCCGAAGCCCCCCAGCGTAATCTCTTCGACAAAGTACCGATCTTTGGCTGGCTAGGGTTATCGCGCGAAAGCAAGCTCCACGGCACGATTCACTGGATCCAACCATTACTGATCGAACTGGGCTGCGCGTTCTTCTTTGCCTGGTACTATCACTGGATCATCAGCGAGAAGCTGGTACCTCTCACAGTAAACGTCCCCCTAACAACAGGGCAGCTTCATTCGATTTACCTTCAGCATCTCGTGCTCATTGTCTTCATGACGATTGCCACGTTTGTCGATTTCGATTCGCGGACCATCCCTGACTACGTGACGGTGCCTGGTTTTCTGATCGGCTTGGTCCTGTGCTGGCTGCTTCCTTTTGTGGGGCTGCCCATTCCCAGTGGGCCGTTTTTCGGCTATGCCAATCCGGGCACTCAAATCCCTGCGATACCGCTGAATGCTGCCATTCTTTCGACCTGGCCAGAATCGTGGAACGAAGCAGGGGGCTTGGCTTTCGGCCTATTCCTGGCCGCTGGCTGGTGGTTTGCGTTGTGTCCGAAGCTCGTTTGGTGGCGCGGAGGCACTGTCAAGTTTTTGCGTTACCTGCTTGCCAGTTTCGTGAAATATTCCCTCAACTGGCAGTACTTAGGTTTGCTTGCCTTGCTGCTGACTTTCGTCAGCTTGGCTTGGGGATTAGGTGGACCAGAGATTTGGCAGGCCGTGTTTACCGGTCTGCTTGGCATGGCGTTCGCCGGCATGCTTATTTGGCTGGTCCGCATTTTTGCCAGCGTGGCGATGGGGCAAGAAGCGATGGGCTTTGGCGATGTGACGTTGATGTGCATGATTGGCGTATACATCGGCTGGCAACCGGTGATGGTGATCTTCTTTTTGGCACCGTTCATCGCTTGCGTTTTCGCCCTGGTTAATTATCTGTTGACCGGTGATGCCTACCTCGCCTATGGCCCGTACCTGTGCATTGCTACGTTGATCACGATGATCTTCTGGAGCCCACTGTGGGAAAACTATGGGCCTCTGATGGGGCTCGGCTGGATCTTGCCGGCGCTGTTCCTGGTCTTGCCGGTGCTGCTAGGGGCGATGCTGATGGCCTGGGTTTGGTTCAAGTTCCGTTTTATCTATCCAGACGAAGCGTAACCAGTAAAACCGCTACTACCCATTCGCAAATGGTGAGCTATCCTTCTCGCAGAGAGGAGCTCACCCCATGCTTTGGTTTGAAACGACCGACAATTTGACCGCTGCAACGAATCTAGTTCGCCAGCGGCGATATGGCATCATCCAGGTAACCGGCGGGAAATTCCACCGTTTGACATTTCGCCCCTGGCCGAAGCTTGTCTCGCGGTTCGAGATTGTCACTCTGGGCCGCTGGAAGCATGCCAAGCGGGGAGATGACTGCCGGTTGTTCTATAACTTCCCAGTCACTTCCCCAGGCTTTTTGACGCTGGCCTATATCGAATCGACGGCTCAAACAAGCTGGAAAACTTTGCGCCGCAGCGTGGAAGTGCTGGACTGGATTGCTCAAGTGCGGGGGGCAAATGCCAGTGTCTGTGAACTTTCCAACGAAAAAATCACCTCGCGATTGATGCAGCGTTTAGACTGGGAAACGCACTGCCAGCACCTGCCTGGGCGGCACTTCATCAAACGCTATTACGGCGAGTATCCCCAATATGCGTGGCTTCCGCAGGTCCCGGCCCGCTCGCACCATTTTCGCCACGGCCTGCCTCCGCTGAGCGAATCTCTGGAACAGCAACCAAGTTTCGAGCAACCGGTTGCCGGAATCGGCCTTGTCGATGAAAAGGTCGGTTGCTAATATCCGCCGTGAAATTTCCGTTTTGCCTCAAGTTTCCCCGGCCCTTTGTCGACACGGCCTGCCATGTTCCGTTTTTGCTCGCTGATGCTGATCTCGCTAGCAGTTGCTGGCTTGGGCTGCAATCAAAATGCCGCCTGGCGGCAGCAGCAAGCGCTGATGCAACAACAGACGCAGTCGCAAATCGCCGAATTCGAACGCCGAGCTTCTGGTCTGGATGCCTCGAACC comes from Bremerella cremea and encodes:
- a CDS encoding prepilin peptidase; protein product: MAWWDNLVALWVGLPMPFRLISLFIVGAVVGGQINRAVYRWTWHPKQYDPWTPPHPEAPQRNLFDKVPIFGWLGLSRESKLHGTIHWIQPLLIELGCAFFFAWYYHWIISEKLVPLTVNVPLTTGQLHSIYLQHLVLIVFMTIATFVDFDSRTIPDYVTVPGFLIGLVLCWLLPFVGLPIPSGPFFGYANPGTQIPAIPLNAAILSTWPESWNEAGGLAFGLFLAAGWWFALCPKLVWWRGGTVKFLRYLLASFVKYSLNWQYLGLLALLLTFVSLAWGLGGPEIWQAVFTGLLGMAFAGMLIWLVRIFASVAMGQEAMGFGDVTLMCMIGVYIGWQPVMVIFFLAPFIACVFALVNYLLTGDAYLAYGPYLCIATLITMIFWSPLWENYGPLMGLGWILPALFLVLPVLLGAMLMAWVWFKFRFIYPDEA